The following are from one region of the Hyla sarda isolate aHylSar1 chromosome 6, aHylSar1.hap1, whole genome shotgun sequence genome:
- the LOC130277660 gene encoding IST1 homolog: MLKSGFKGERLRVNLRLAINRLKLLEKKKTEMALKARKEIADYLSMRKDERARIRVEHIIREDYMVEAMEILELYCDLLLARFGLIQSMRELDPGLAEAVSTVIWAAPRLIEIDELRIVANQLCHKYSKEYGNLCMSNQIGTVSQRLMHKLSPEAPPKILVERYLIEIAKNYNVQYEPDARVMAQAPSGFEADGSHSDFTNNNKKGGPGGWGGGGDIRSNVRGPYPQITETLPDVGIYEECTFIHPPPRGRPPAPGFSSSYDLLKPPGPDPLVFPARDIGADTNPGTQCNINNAPGKYDNLPLPKLPSVPVSPARLSPTIDPSPYEDIDFEDLSKRLEDLKKKT, encoded by the exons ATGTTGAAGTCGGGGTTTAAGGGAGAGCGCCTTCGGGTCAATCTGAGACTTGCTATCAATCGTCTGAAGTtgctggaaaagaaaaaaa CTGAAATGGCACTGAAAGCTCGGAAGGAGATTGCAGATTATTTATCAATGCGAAAGGATGAGAGAGCACGGATCCGGGTGGAACATATAATCCGAGAGGATTATATGGTAGAAGCTATGGAAATCCTGGAGCTGTATTGTGACCTACTACTGGCAAGATTTGGATTAATTCAATCTATGAG GGAGTTGGACCCAGGCCTGGCTGAAGCTGTGTCTACAGTGATCTGGGCTGCCCCACGTCTGATAGAAATTGATGAATTACGCATA GTGGCCAATCAGCTCTGTCATAAATACAGCAAAGAATATGGAAACCTTTGCATGTCAAACCAGATTGGTACAGTCAGTCAAAGA CTGATGCATAAATTAAGCCCAGAAGCACCTCCAAAAATCTTGGTGGAGAGATATCTGATTGAGATTGCCAAAAACTACAATGTCCAGTATGAGCCAGATGCAAGAGTAATG GCTCAAGCACCTTCTGGATTTGAAGCTGATGGAAGTCATTCTGATTTTACAAACAACAATAAGAAAGGAGGACCTGGCGGCtggggaggtggaggtgacatcagAAGCAATGTCAGGGGTCCCTATCCCCAGATAACA GAGACGCTTCCTGATGTTGGGATCTATGAGGAGTGCACTTTTATACACCCACCTccaagggggagaccacctgccccAGGCTTCTCTTCATCCTATGATTTG CTGAAACCACCTGGACCAGATCCTCTGGTTTTTCCTGCACGGGATATTG GTGCTGACACCAATCCAGGAACCCAGTGCAATATAAACAATGCCCCTGGAAAGTATGACAACCTACCATTACCAAAGCTTCCCTCTGTACCGGTCAGCCCTGCTCGTCTGTCACCAACAATTGACCCCTCTCCATATGAGGATATAGACTTTGAAGATCTGTCAAAAAGACTAGAGGACCTTAAAAAGAAGACATAA